The DNA region CCGGTCGATCGGCTCGGTGCACGCGGGTGACCTCATCAACACGTCGAGCAACGAGAACGAGTGGGTCAACTGGTTCAAGGGCATGAAGGACTCGGCCGTCCGCACCAACGTGATGGCCGCCCCTGGCAACCACGAATACTCGGGCGACAAGCTGCTCACGGCGTGGAAGGCCGCGTTCGAATACCCGCGCAACAACCCGTCGACGAGCTCGATCGGCGAGCTGGCCGACCTCGCCAAGGGCGACTCCGCCGTGGCGCAGCAGTACCGCGCGTTCTTCGACCACTGGAGCTCGTTCGCCGCCGAGACCGCGTACTACACCGACTACCAGGGCGTGCGTTTCATCACGCTGAACGCCACCCGCGACACGACCTTCCTCACCCCGGCCGGACTCCCGTCCTGCACGGGCACGGAGTGCCCGTCGTCCCAGATCGGCACGCTGTGGACCCGCTTCCAGGGCGCCTGGCTCGACCTGCTGCTGCAGAACAGCCCGTCGAAGTGGAACGTCGTCACGTTCCACCAGCCGGTGTTCTCGGCATCCGAGGGTCGCGACGAGCCGGTGTTGCGCGCCGAGTGGCTCCCGGTCTTCCAGCGCAACGACATCGACCTGGTGCTCATGGGCCACGACCACACCTACGCTCGCGGCTACGTGAACACCGATGCCACCGAGACCACCGGCCTCACCACCGGCCCGGTCTACGTCGTGTCGAACTCGGGCGCGAAGCACTACGACCTCGAGATCCCCGAGAAGAACGTCTGGACCAACAACGGCGCCACCCAGGTGCTGCGTGGCCAGGGTGTCACCACGTACCAGGTCATCGACGTGTCGAAGAATCAGCTGGTCTACCGTTCGTACCTCGCCGAGAAGCAGCCGGGCGCGACCACCGACCTCCCCGTCGGCGCCGTCTACGACACGTTCACCGTGACGAAGTCGAATGCCGGGGAGAAGTGGGTCACCGAGGCCGGCGTCACGCCTCCGGTCACGCCGGAGCCCGAAGTTCCGGCCAAGGTCGAGCTCGGCGCGGCATCCGTGAAGGCCGGCGGCACGGTCACGGTATCGGGCAGCGGCTTCGCGGAGGGCGCGCAGCTGCGACTCGAGCTGCGGTCCGACCCGGTGCAGCTGGGCACCGCCACCGCCGGTGCGGACGGATCCTTCCAGCGCACGGTCACGATCCCGGCGAACACCCCGGCCGGCGGGCACACGCTCGCGGTGATCCTGCCCGACGGCACCGAAGTCACCGCGGCCCTCACCGTCGCAGCGGCAGCCGGTGGCGGAGCGGTGGCACCGGGCAACGGCGGCTCGACAGGCGGCGACCTCGCCACCACAGGTGCCGACAGCGCGCCGTACATCGTCGCAGCCGTCGTGCTCCTCGCCGCCGGCCTCGGCCTGTTCGCGATGCGCCGTCGTCGCCGTCACGCCGCGGTGGAGACGACCGAGGCGGAGTAGTCCGCACGAGAGGGTGCCGTGCCGTCTTCGGACAGGCCGGCACCCTCTTTCCCTGCACAGATATCCCATCGATAACGATGCGGATTCCGCTGCTCACGGGGAGCCATCCCCTCCTCCACACACCCCTACGCTTTGGACATGCGCCCTCACTCTCGCCTCATCCTCGCTTCGGCCACAGCCGCACTCCTGGGCCTCTCGCTCACCGCCTGCGCCCCGGCGAGCACAGACGGCTCGGTGACGCCGTCATCGTCATCGTCGCCGGTCGCCTCTCCGTCCCCCACGCCTGCGGACCGGGTCGTCGAGATCTCGGTCGACGGCCTCTCGGTCGACGACGGCGCCGTGATCGCGTACGACGACCCTGACGGCGCTGTCGCCGCCCTCACCGACGCCTTCGGATCGGCTCCGACGGAAGGAACCGTCGAGGGCCCCTACGGCGCCGTGTACTCCGGATACGACTGGCAGGGCACGGAGGCGACGGTCCGCGAGACCCGTATCGACCTGGTCGTGTCGGCGGATGCCCCCGGTGTGATATTCCGCACCCCGGAGGGCATCGGCATCGGTTCCACGCGCGCCGAGGCGATGGCCGCAGGAGCGGTGGACGGCTGGGATGAAGACGGCGACGGCGTCGCCGACTACCTGAGCATCGACGTGCGAGAGGTTCCCGGCACATCGTCCCTCGTGAATCCCGGAGAAGTCGGCGTGGAGTACATCGACCTCAAGATCACCGGCGATGTCGTGACCCGCCTCAGCACCGGAGGCAACGACTTCAGCGACATCTGAAGCGAATCCGGACGCTGTCGACAAGACTCCCCATCGCCTGACGGAACCGCCGACTGAGATAGCCTTCACCCGAGTCCGTCCCCGGTGAAGGAGAGCAAGTGTCCGCGAATGATGTGATCGCCGACGAGACCGATCGGATCGTCGCCGCGGCCCTGCAGGTGAACGGCCGCGCGTCGTGGGGCGAGATCGCTCGCGTGGTCGATCTGCCCGAGCGCACGGTCGCCCGTCGAGGCCAACGGCTGCTGGATCGAGGACTGGTCCGCGTCTCCACCTACGTCGACCCGGCCCGCGTCCTACACGCCCGCGCGGTGCTGTTCCGCATCACGACCGAGCCCCATGCCCTGTGGCACGTGGCACGCACGCTCGCGCGGCGGGCGGACGCGTCCTCGGTCTCGGTGCTCGAGGGCAGCAGCGACATCGCCGGAATGCTGCTCCCCCACGATGACGCCTCCATCCGCGAGCTGCTCTTCACCGACTTCCCCGAGCTCGACGGCATTGACTCGATCAATGTCACGACAGTGCTGAAGTTCTTCCGCTCGGGGCACGACTGGCGCGCGGGAGTGCTCACCGACGAGCAGGCGCGCATGCTCGACGAGTCGTCCGGATCCGAGGTCGACCCCGCCGATTCTCTGAGCACGGACGAAGAGGCGCTCATCCGGCTGCTGCTGAAGGACGGACGGATGCCGGTCGCTCAGCTTGCCCGATCGCTGGGACTGAACGTCACGACCACCCGGCGCCGGATGGAGTCCCTGAGCCGTCGCGGTCTGATGCATCCGCGGACCGAGGTCGTGCCGAGTCTGTTCGGGTTGGGACTGGAGGCGCTCGTCTGGCTCCGGGTGCCGATGGCGCGCCTCGAGAGAGTGGGAACCGCCCTGGCGGCAGCGCCCGAGGTGAAGTTCATCGCCGCGACCACCGGCACCTCGCAACTGCTCGCCAACGTGCTCGTGAAAGACGCCGACGAGTTCTACGAGTTCCTCACCGGGCCGGCCGTGGCGGGCCACGAAGGCCTCGAGGTCGTGGAGTCGCTGGTCGTCATCACGCCGGTGCTGCGTGGGTCGCTGATCGTGGATGAGGCACCCGAAGCACTGGCGAACGACATGCCCACCGGCGCCATCCGCCTATAGTCTGATTCTGTTACTGACATGTAACGAAATGGCGAGATCGTTCTTCAGCGCTTGACCTAGTGGCGAAATAGGGCAAGTATCCTCTCCAGGGCCATCACCCCTGGAGAGGACGACCGTGTTCACGGCAACGGGAGACAACTGGGCGGATCGCGCGGCGACGCTGCCCCTGCGCACGCGCTTGTTCATCGACGGTGCGTGGGAGGAGGGCTCGGCCGAGCCACTGACGCCGGTGAGCCCGCGCGACGGACGGACGCTCCCGCCGATCAGCGCAGCCTCGGTGGGCGATGTGGACCGTGCTGTGCGCTCGGCGCGCGCGGCATTCGACTCCGGGATCTGGTCGCGGATCGCTCCCCGCGAGCGTGGACAGCTGCTGATCGCGTTCGCCCAGAGGATCCACGACAACGCCGAAGAGCTCGCCCTCACCATCTCGCTCGAGATGGGCAAGCCCCTGCGCGAGGCGCTGCAGACCGAGCTCCGCGCCGTCGTGAACTGCTTCCGCTGGTACGGCGAGGCTGCGGACAAGGTCCTCGACGAGATGCCCGTCACCGCCCCGGGCAGCCTCGCGCTCGTCACCCGCGAACCGGCGGGAGTGGTCGCGGCCGTCGTGCCCTGGAACTTCCCCCTGACCATGACCGCCTGGAAGCTCGCCCCCGCTCTCGCGGTCGGCAACAGCGTGGTGCTCAAGCCCGCCGAGCACACCACCTTCTCGGCGCTCCGTCTGGCCGAGCTCGCACACGAGGCCGGGATCCCCTCCGGCGTCCTGAACGTCACACCCGGCACCGGCCAGGTCGCCGGCCGTGCTCTCGGCGAGCACCATGACGTCGACGTCGTCACCTTCACGGGCTCGCCCGAGGTCGGCCGCAAGTTCCTCGGCTATTCGGCGGCGTCGAACGGCAAGCGCGTCTGGCCCGAGCTCGGTGGCAAGACCGCGAGCCTGGTGCTGCCGGATGCCGACCTCGAGCGCGCGGTGCGGGCCACCGCCGACGGCTGCTTCTACAACCAGGGCCAGATGTGCACGGCCTCGTCGCGTCTGCTGGTTCCCCGCGCCCAGCGGGACCGTGCCCTCGAGATCGCCGCCGACGTCGCACGCACGACCCTTCCCGCCGACCCCTTCGAGGTCACGACCTCGATGGGCGCGATCGTCAGCGAGAGGCAGCTCGCGGGCATCGCCGGCTTCGTCGAGCGCGCCCAGGCGGAAGGCGGCGAACTCGCGGCCGGCAGCCCCGAGCGGTTCCACGCCGTCGATGGTGGCAGCTACTTCGCCCCGGTCGTGCTCGGCGTCACTCCCCAGCACGAGGTCGCGCAGCGCGAGGTGTTCGGCCCCGTGCTCTCGGTCATCGCCTACGACGACGTCGAAGACGCCCTCGAGATAGCGAACGGCACCGAGTTCGGACTCGCCGCCGCGCTCTGGAGCACCGACCTCAACGCCGTGCACACCCTGTCTCGGCGCCTGCGCGCCGGCGTCGTGTGGGTCAACTGCTTCGAAGAGGGCGACATGACGATCCCGTTCGGCGGCGTCAAGGGATCCGGATTCGGTCGCGACAAGAGCCTGCACGCGCTCGAGAAGTTCACCGATCTGAAGACCACCTGGATCGAGCTCTCATGACGCGCCCGTTCATCGGCATCACCACCTGGCGCCGGTTCATCGACACCGATCTCGGGGCCGGCCGCGCGGCGCACACCCTGGGAACGGAGTACGCCGCCCCCATCGAAGCGGCCGGCGGTGCCGTCGTTCTCCTCCCTCCGACGGCGAGCGTGGACGAGGTGCTCGACCGCCTCGACGGGCTGGTGCTCTCCGGCGGCGAAGACGTGCACCCCTCGCGCTATGGTGCCGAACCGCAGGAGGGGAAGAACTACGACCCCTCGCGCGACGGCTTCGAGATCGAACTCGCCCTCGGGGCACGCCGGCGCGGTATCCCCGTACTCGCGATCTGTCGCGGACTGCAGGTGAGCAACATCGCCTTCGGCGGGTCCCTCGTGATCGATATCCCGACCACGGAACACCACCAGCCGGTGCGCGCCGCCGACCAGCAGCTCGCCGCCCGGCATCCGATCGTCCTCGCGGACGGGAGCCGGCTCGCCGCCCTCTACGGCACGCGGGAGCGGATCGTGAACACCATCCATCACCAGTCGATCGACATTCCCGCCCCCGGTGTCCACTCCGTCGCCTGGGCGCCGGACGGGATCGTCGAAGCCGTCGAGTCCGACGACGACTGGCCCTTCTGGGCAGTGCAGTGGCACCCCGAGAAGATGATCGACCCCGATGAGGCCGCAGAGGAGATGCCGCTGTTCACGGCGTTCGTCTCGGCCGCCCGCGAACGAGCAGCGGAACACCCCGCTGCGGAGAAAGGAACACGATGACCAAGCAGGTCTTCCTCGAGTACGAGAACGGCGTCCGCGCCGTCGCCACCCTGTTCGAGGACCTCGCCCCTCGCACGTGCGAGGCCATGTGGGGTGCGCTGGAGAAGCCGGTCACCATGCAGGCGATGCACGCGATGTATGCCGGACCGGAGGTCATGGTCGGGCTCCCCGAAGAGGCTCAGAACTTCGACCCCGAGAAGGTGCCGTTCGAGAACCAGCAGGTCGTGCCCGCACCGGGTGATCTGCAGTGGTACTGGCAGCGACCCATGCAGATGGGTGGGCTGCCGTTCGAGTGGTACGAGATCGGCGTCTTCTACGATCGTGGTGCCCGTACTCTCGGCCCGCTCGGATGGACACCCGTCAACATCTGGGGCGGCATCACCGAAGGACTCGCGGAGTTCGCCAAGGAGAGCGCGGCGATCCGCATCGACGGAGCCAAGCAGCTCACCATCGGACGCCTGGTCTAAGGCGTCTACTCAGTGCTGGACCCATCCCGAAGGAGCAGTGCATGAATACCCGAAGAATCCTCACCACCGGAGCGCTCGTCGCCACCGGAGCCCTCGTCCTCGCCGGCTGTGCTGCCGGTGACGACAGCGCATCGTCCGGCGACAAGGAGTTCGCCGGCGAGACCATCGTCGTCACGTCGTTCGGCGGCGACTGGGAGAAGGCCTTCATCGAGGCCGTCGTCGATCCCTTCGAGGAGGAGACCGGGGCGAAGGTCGAGCTGATCACGCTGTACAGCGCCGACGCCCTCGCGCAGGTCACCGCCCAGAAGGCGAGCCCGCAGATCGACGTCGTGCATTTCTCCGGAGGGCAGGAGTTCACCGCGGCCGCAGACGGTCTCATCGCGCCGATCGCCGCCGACGAACTCTCCGAGACCGGCGACCTGATCGACCTGGCCACGGCCGGACTCGAACGGGGCGAAGGCCCGGTCATCCAGCTCGCGCCGATCGGGCTCGTGTACAACACCGAGGCGGATGCGCCGGCACCCACCTCGTGGTTGGATCTGTTCGACGAGGCCTACGCAGGGCACGTCGCCCTCACGGACTTCTCGAACACGTACGGCGTGCTCTCGATGCTCCGGGTCGCCGACGCGCTCGGTGGTGGCATCGACGACCCGTCGCAGGCGATCAGCGATCTCGGGGCCCTGGCTTCCTCGGGCGACGCGATCGTCGTCCCGACCTCGCCCGATCTGCAGACCGCCTTCGCCCAGCGCGACACGTGGCTCGCACCGTACGCGATGGACTACGCCGGCACGCTGCAGGACGCCGGCCTTCCGGTAGAGTTCATCGTCCCGGAAGAAGGCGTCACCGCCTCCCTCATCACGGCGAACGTGGTCGAGGGCCGGGACAACCCCGACCTCGCGAAGCTCTTCATCGATTTCGAACTGCGCCCCGAAGCACAGGCCGTCTTCGCGGAGAACATGCGGTACTCGCCGGTCAACACCAAGACCGAGCTCTCCGACGAGGCTGCGGACGCGGTGCTGAC from Microbacterium sp. SY138 includes:
- a CDS encoding metallophosphoesterase family protein produces the protein MSSPTPAVRWRRRGLTSVALLALLGGAVVAPAALAAPDPEVPTGSLITGDTSWHYLDDGSDPSPAPAALRDWTLPAYDDSAWKTAAGSFGAKGGKLAPVGPQTPKTLLNHYLDGTAAPTVPTYFFRTTFELEAGVAEQVAALQSTITYDDAIIVWINGEEVARYVDGRITDTTNVEYAGDGNGDPLTSTFSAEGDLLHDGTNTIAVSLFQDRETSSDIFFDMSSLTLVKASAPGTPVVAPPTRVILTPTEQPAVSQSFSWLAGDSSHTVGQVEIAPSAGGETRTVDAYDAGVVNGNPNKHFSATVTGLTAATEYRYRVGLPGSWSDWFTFRTADPSATDFQFIYYGDAQIGLDTTWPSVVKQAEAAAPRSIGSVHAGDLINTSSNENEWVNWFKGMKDSAVRTNVMAAPGNHEYSGDKLLTAWKAAFEYPRNNPSTSSIGELADLAKGDSAVAQQYRAFFDHWSSFAAETAYYTDYQGVRFITLNATRDTTFLTPAGLPSCTGTECPSSQIGTLWTRFQGAWLDLLLQNSPSKWNVVTFHQPVFSASEGRDEPVLRAEWLPVFQRNDIDLVLMGHDHTYARGYVNTDATETTGLTTGPVYVVSNSGAKHYDLEIPEKNVWTNNGATQVLRGQGVTTYQVIDVSKNQLVYRSYLAEKQPGATTDLPVGAVYDTFTVTKSNAGEKWVTEAGVTPPVTPEPEVPAKVELGAASVKAGGTVTVSGSGFAEGAQLRLELRSDPVQLGTATAGADGSFQRTVTIPANTPAGGHTLAVILPDGTEVTAALTVAAAAGGGAVAPGNGGSTGGDLATTGADSAPYIVAAVVLLAAGLGLFAMRRRRRHAAVETTEAE
- a CDS encoding Lrp/AsnC family transcriptional regulator; this encodes MSANDVIADETDRIVAAALQVNGRASWGEIARVVDLPERTVARRGQRLLDRGLVRVSTYVDPARVLHARAVLFRITTEPHALWHVARTLARRADASSVSVLEGSSDIAGMLLPHDDASIRELLFTDFPELDGIDSINVTTVLKFFRSGHDWRAGVLTDEQARMLDESSGSEVDPADSLSTDEEALIRLLLKDGRMPVAQLARSLGLNVTTTRRRMESLSRRGLMHPRTEVVPSLFGLGLEALVWLRVPMARLERVGTALAAAPEVKFIAATTGTSQLLANVLVKDADEFYEFLTGPAVAGHEGLEVVESLVVITPVLRGSLIVDEAPEALANDMPTGAIRL
- a CDS encoding aldehyde dehydrogenase family protein, with the protein product MFTATGDNWADRAATLPLRTRLFIDGAWEEGSAEPLTPVSPRDGRTLPPISAASVGDVDRAVRSARAAFDSGIWSRIAPRERGQLLIAFAQRIHDNAEELALTISLEMGKPLREALQTELRAVVNCFRWYGEAADKVLDEMPVTAPGSLALVTREPAGVVAAVVPWNFPLTMTAWKLAPALAVGNSVVLKPAEHTTFSALRLAELAHEAGIPSGVLNVTPGTGQVAGRALGEHHDVDVVTFTGSPEVGRKFLGYSAASNGKRVWPELGGKTASLVLPDADLERAVRATADGCFYNQGQMCTASSRLLVPRAQRDRALEIAADVARTTLPADPFEVTTSMGAIVSERQLAGIAGFVERAQAEGGELAAGSPERFHAVDGGSYFAPVVLGVTPQHEVAQREVFGPVLSVIAYDDVEDALEIANGTEFGLAAALWSTDLNAVHTLSRRLRAGVVWVNCFEEGDMTIPFGGVKGSGFGRDKSLHALEKFTDLKTTWIELS
- a CDS encoding gamma-glutamyl-gamma-aminobutyrate hydrolase family protein — encoded protein: MTRPFIGITTWRRFIDTDLGAGRAAHTLGTEYAAPIEAAGGAVVLLPPTASVDEVLDRLDGLVLSGGEDVHPSRYGAEPQEGKNYDPSRDGFEIELALGARRRGIPVLAICRGLQVSNIAFGGSLVIDIPTTEHHQPVRAADQQLAARHPIVLADGSRLAALYGTRERIVNTIHHQSIDIPAPGVHSVAWAPDGIVEAVESDDDWPFWAVQWHPEKMIDPDEAAEEMPLFTAFVSAARERAAEHPAAEKGTR
- a CDS encoding DUF3830 family protein is translated as MTKQVFLEYENGVRAVATLFEDLAPRTCEAMWGALEKPVTMQAMHAMYAGPEVMVGLPEEAQNFDPEKVPFENQQVVPAPGDLQWYWQRPMQMGGLPFEWYEIGVFYDRGARTLGPLGWTPVNIWGGITEGLAEFAKESAAIRIDGAKQLTIGRLV
- a CDS encoding extracellular solute-binding protein, coding for MNTRRILTTGALVATGALVLAGCAAGDDSASSGDKEFAGETIVVTSFGGDWEKAFIEAVVDPFEEETGAKVELITLYSADALAQVTAQKASPQIDVVHFSGGQEFTAAADGLIAPIAADELSETGDLIDLATAGLERGEGPVIQLAPIGLVYNTEADAPAPTSWLDLFDEAYAGHVALTDFSNTYGVLSMLRVADALGGGIDDPSQAISDLGALASSGDAIVVPTSPDLQTAFAQRDTWLAPYAMDYAGTLQDAGLPVEFIVPEEGVTASLITANVVEGRDNPDLAKLFIDFELRPEAQAVFAENMRYSPVNTKTELSDEAADAVLTGDELETVVVYAPGDVAASRPAWTDEWNALITK